The Clostridium sporogenes genome contains a region encoding:
- a CDS encoding alpha/beta-type small acid-soluble spore protein: MANRNSNKLVVPEAQHGLNQLKMEVANEVGISNYDAMDKGNLTSRQNGYVGGNMVKKMVEAYERNL, encoded by the coding sequence ATGGCAAATAGAAATTCTAATAAATTAGTAGTGCCAGAAGCACAACATGGATTAAACCAATTAAAAATGGAAGTTGCAAATGAAGTAGGGATATCAAACTATGATGCTATGGATAAAGGAAATTTAACTTCAAGACAAAATGGATATGTAGGCGGAAATATGGTTAAAAAGATGGTAGAAGCTTACGAAAGAAATCTATAA
- a CDS encoding alpha/beta-type small acid-soluble spore protein has translation MASNKNSNNLVVPEAQHGLNQLKMEVANEVGIANYDSMDKGNLTSRQNGYVGGNMVKKMVEAYERNL, from the coding sequence ATGGCAAGTAATAAGAATTCTAATAATTTAGTAGTTCCAGAAGCACAGCATGGATTAAATCAATTAAAAATGGAAGTTGCAAATGAAGTGGGAATAGCAAACTATGATTCAATGGATAAAGGAAACTTAACTTCAAGACAAAATGGATATGTAGGCGGAAATATGGTTAAAAAAATGGTAGAAGCTTACGAAAGAAATCTATAA
- a CDS encoding YjiH family protein, producing MENQKNNKYSFNELFKFIFPSLIGLILFIIPVKSGDGITIPIALLSNAVLSALGSILPQFMVISIGITFIFTIITKLFKPKAILENKFFNNLFNVSPLWALIRILGFIFIICALFKIGPEWIWSENTGGLLLYDLLPLLFSIFVFAGMLLPLLLDFGLLEFVGALLTRVMRPIFNLPGRSSIDCMASWLGDGTIGVLLTSKQYEEGYYSEREATVIGTTFSAVSITFCLAVISQVKLSHMFVPFYLTVCLSGIVAAILIPRIPPLSKKPDTYLNGGESKNSEVLPEGYTPFTWGLEKAVAKAKSNTDATNFIKNGLKNVLDMLLGVTPVVMGMGTSALILAEYTPIFKWLGVPFIPILNLLKIPEATLASQTIIVGFADMFLPSVIGGAIIQSEMTRFIIACLSVTQLIYISEVGGLLLGSKIPITLKDLFIIFLERTLVTLPIITLVAHILF from the coding sequence TTGGAAAATCAAAAAAATAACAAATATTCATTTAATGAATTATTTAAATTTATTTTCCCATCCTTAATAGGTCTTATATTATTTATAATTCCTGTTAAATCAGGAGATGGAATAACAATCCCCATCGCACTACTTTCAAACGCTGTTTTATCTGCATTAGGTAGTATACTACCTCAATTTATGGTAATAAGTATAGGAATTACTTTTATTTTCACTATAATTACTAAATTATTTAAACCTAAGGCTATATTAGAAAATAAATTTTTTAATAATTTATTCAATGTATCACCTTTATGGGCATTAATTAGAATATTAGGTTTTATATTTATTATCTGTGCATTATTTAAAATAGGGCCTGAATGGATATGGTCTGAGAATACAGGTGGGTTATTACTCTATGATTTACTCCCTCTATTATTTTCAATATTCGTATTTGCCGGAATGTTACTTCCTCTATTATTAGACTTTGGCTTATTAGAATTTGTTGGGGCATTACTTACTAGAGTAATGAGACCAATATTTAATTTACCAGGCCGTTCTTCTATAGATTGTATGGCTTCTTGGCTTGGTGATGGTACTATTGGTGTATTACTTACTAGTAAACAATATGAAGAAGGTTACTATAGTGAAAGAGAAGCTACAGTTATAGGGACAACCTTCTCAGCAGTTTCTATAACCTTTTGCTTAGCTGTAATCTCTCAAGTTAAACTTAGCCATATGTTTGTGCCTTTTTATTTAACAGTTTGTTTATCTGGTATCGTAGCAGCTATCTTAATTCCTCGTATACCACCTCTTTCAAAAAAACCAGATACTTATTTAAACGGTGGAGAAAGTAAAAATTCTGAAGTCCTTCCAGAAGGATATACTCCTTTTACCTGGGGACTTGAAAAAGCTGTTGCTAAAGCTAAATCAAATACTGATGCTACTAATTTTATAAAAAACGGTTTGAAAAATGTATTAGATATGCTTTTAGGTGTAACTCCCGTGGTTATGGGTATGGGCACATCAGCTCTTATATTAGCTGAATATACTCCAATTTTTAAGTGGTTAGGAGTTCCTTTTATACCTATTCTTAATTTATTAAAAATACCTGAAGCTACGTTAGCTTCTCAAACAATTATAGTTGGCTTTGCAGATATGTTTTTACCTTCAGTTATTGGAGGAGCAATTATTCAAAGTGAAATGACAAGATTTATAATAGCCTGCCTTTCTGTTACACAATTAATTTATATATCTGAGGTTGGTGGACTTTTATTAGGCTCTAAAATACCAATTACATTAAAAGATTTATTTATTATATTCCTGGAAAGAACCTTAGTAACTTTACCTATCATTACTTTAGTAGCTCACATATTATTTTAA
- a CDS encoding tyrosine recombinase XerC — protein sequence MKYNIQQLYDPNLPQRLNDFLNYLRTIKGKSENTIESYKLDLIMFFRFFKLYKGMVPGETEFSDIEIKNISDEDIKNISLTDLFAFISFAENYRNNGSYAKARKVATLRSFFKFLQGKAKIIKENPALELESPKISKRNPVYLTLDESKRLLSSIDGKFKERDLCIVTMFLNCGLRLSELCGINISNIKNDVLTVIGKGNKERTVYLNKACIKTLHDHLSVRKEMGEKIVDKDALFLSKNYTRINKRSVEMLVKKYVKKAGLDGEKYSPHKLRHTAATLMYKHGGVDIRSLQMILGHENISTTQIYTHVDSDRLREAVKSNPLSDE from the coding sequence ATGAAATATAATATTCAACAATTATATGATCCTAATCTTCCTCAAAGATTAAATGATTTTTTAAATTATCTTAGAACTATAAAAGGAAAATCAGAAAATACAATTGAAAGTTATAAATTGGATTTGATTATGTTTTTTAGATTTTTTAAATTATACAAAGGTATGGTTCCTGGAGAAACAGAATTTAGTGATATAGAAATAAAAAATATAAGTGATGAAGACATTAAGAATATATCATTAACGGATTTGTTCGCTTTTATATCCTTTGCAGAAAATTATAGAAATAATGGTAGCTATGCTAAAGCTAGAAAAGTAGCCACATTAAGATCTTTCTTTAAATTTTTACAAGGTAAAGCTAAAATCATAAAGGAAAATCCAGCCCTAGAGTTGGAAAGTCCTAAAATAAGTAAAAGAAATCCTGTGTATTTAACATTAGATGAGAGTAAAAGACTATTATCTTCTATAGATGGTAAGTTTAAAGAAAGAGATTTATGTATAGTAACTATGTTCTTAAATTGTGGATTAAGGCTTTCGGAATTATGTGGTATAAACATATCTAATATTAAAAATGATGTTTTAACTGTTATAGGTAAAGGAAATAAAGAAAGAACTGTTTACCTTAATAAAGCCTGCATTAAAACTTTGCATGATCATTTAAGTGTGAGAAAAGAAATGGGAGAAAAAATAGTTGATAAGGATGCTCTATTTTTAAGTAAAAATTATACAAGGATAAATAAACGTTCTGTAGAGATGCTAGTAAAGAAGTATGTAAAAAAAGCAGGCTTAGATGGAGAAAAATATTCTCCTCATAAATTAAGACATACGGCTGCTACATTAATGTACAAGCATGGCGGTGTTGATATAAGAAGCCTACAAATGATATTAGGCCATGAAAACATATCTACAACTCAAATTTACACTCATGTAGATAGCGATAGATTAAGAGAAGCAGTAAAATCCAATCCTTTAAGCGATGAATAA
- a CDS encoding chemotaxis protein CheX — MDVKYINPFIDSFYNILPQIGFSNVTREEVTVKNSVESLGILINLGIVGDIKGNIVYNIQGENGKKIASKMMMGLPVEELNEMAQSALSELSNMLTANASINFSNIGINVNISTPTLMYGQDIKIKLNTDKILNIKIVADDIPIDVNVAFEKI; from the coding sequence ATGGATGTAAAATATATTAATCCTTTTATAGATTCTTTTTACAATATATTACCTCAAATTGGTTTTTCTAATGTTACAAGAGAGGAGGTTACTGTAAAAAATAGTGTAGAAAGTTTAGGAATACTTATAAATTTAGGTATTGTAGGAGATATTAAAGGGAATATTGTGTATAATATACAAGGGGAAAATGGTAAAAAAATAGCTTCAAAAATGATGATGGGTCTTCCTGTGGAAGAACTAAATGAAATGGCTCAAAGTGCTCTTTCTGAACTTTCAAATATGCTTACAGCTAACGCTAGTATAAATTTTTCCAATATAGGAATTAATGTTAATATATCTACACCTACCTTAATGTATGGGCAGGATATAAAAATAAAATTAAATACGGATAAAATATTAAATATCAAAATAGTGGCAGATGATATTCCTATAGATGTAAATGTGGCTTTTGAGAAAATTTAA
- a CDS encoding HesB-like protein: protein MTPVNMSDLAYKEFKKFIEENNVNSNIFRIFLAGNGUGGPVFNIVLDEQTNEDLLSPIGELAFLVHRDLFSEFGGFIIQCAEENGKGSFTIDPLIQPEGISCSTCSSCG, encoded by the coding sequence ATGACACCAGTTAACATGAGTGATTTAGCTTATAAAGAGTTTAAAAAATTTATAGAAGAAAATAATGTAAATTCAAACATATTTAGAATATTTTTAGCTGGAAATGGTTGAGGCGGTCCTGTTTTTAACATTGTTCTGGATGAACAAACAAACGAAGATTTACTATCGCCTATCGGAGAATTAGCATTTCTAGTACATAGGGATCTTTTTTCAGAATTTGGAGGTTTTATAATCCAATGTGCCGAAGAAAATGGCAAAGGTAGTTTTACTATAGATCCACTAATACAACCAGAAGGTATTAGTTGTTCTACTTGTTCAAGTTGTGGTTAA
- a CDS encoding glycoside hydrolase family 73 protein has product MKKITGLFLKLMVLVLLVFTIFIIFNSLILNKTKERFLPENAMNIYIRAADEVSENKLQVNWKYIAALDAVKNEGNFSKVNIESAKTLGKNFLEISENRKFKNTNYRLLTLDEVINRKSFSEEERKKVYKYLDKLNNIYPITPDKYKAQFMEELIPISKELYNEYGILPSITIGQAILESDWGRSELSKKGNNLFGIKATPSWTGKVLNMETSENYNDKIKDNFRQYSSKEDSIKDYGDFLVKNKRYRENKVFRATEYKTQSRAIERAGYSTKKDKDGNLLYSNLLGKIIREYNLQLIDSKTQEEISKKMN; this is encoded by the coding sequence ATGAAAAAAATAACAGGTTTATTTTTAAAACTAATGGTATTAGTTTTATTAGTTTTTACTATTTTTATAATATTTAATTCATTAATTTTAAATAAGACAAAAGAAAGGTTTTTACCAGAGAATGCAATGAATATTTATATTAGAGCTGCAGATGAAGTTAGTGAAAACAAATTGCAAGTTAATTGGAAATACATAGCTGCTTTAGATGCAGTTAAAAATGAAGGAAATTTTTCTAAAGTTAATATAGAAAGCGCAAAGACTCTAGGAAAAAATTTTTTAGAAATTAGTGAAAATAGAAAGTTTAAAAATACTAACTATAGATTGTTAACATTAGATGAAGTTATAAATAGAAAGTCTTTTAGTGAAGAAGAAAGAAAGAAGGTATATAAGTATTTAGATAAATTAAATAATATATATCCTATAACACCAGATAAATATAAAGCACAGTTTATGGAGGAATTGATACCTATATCAAAGGAATTATATAATGAATATGGGATTTTGCCTTCTATAACTATAGGACAGGCTATTTTAGAATCAGATTGGGGTAGATCAGAGCTTAGTAAAAAAGGGAATAATTTATTTGGAATTAAGGCTACTCCTTCTTGGACGGGTAAGGTTTTAAATATGGAAACCTCAGAAAATTATAATGATAAAATCAAAGATAATTTTAGACAGTATTCTTCTAAAGAGGATTCTATAAAGGATTATGGGGATTTTTTAGTTAAGAACAAGAGATATAGAGAAAATAAAGTTTTTAGAGCTACAGAATATAAGACACAATCAAGAGCTATAGAAAGGGCAGGATATAGTACCAAAAAAGATAAGGATGGTAATTTATTATATAGTAATTTACTTGGAAAAATTATAAGAGAGTATAATTTACAGTTAATAGATAGCAAAACTCAAGAGGAAATAAGTAAAAAAATGAATTAA
- a CDS encoding response regulator — MKNTKVVIVDDSPFSISIIKDILEENGLTVVGEAGNLEEVINVVKDKEPDIVTMDMTLPGTDGIECIKAINKINENVKVIVISSMMDEEIVKKANENKVCGYIQKPIDPEELITTIEKVIMKEELFLQLENNYFEIFKESFRDTLNKFTKTTAEFSEDTKCTISESSRGMAVVIGIIGNFSGRMILDLSQETANSMVNFMLKREPKNMNEILNVIGEFSNIVAGNACSMLNRKNKVFGLRIAPPSIFYGKSLNISQSLLESLSVESNTEFGEIYINVGFKRGES, encoded by the coding sequence ATGAAAAATACTAAAGTAGTTATTGTAGATGATTCTCCTTTTTCAATTAGCATTATAAAAGACATATTAGAGGAAAATGGATTAACTGTAGTTGGAGAAGCAGGGAACTTAGAAGAAGTTATAAATGTAGTAAAGGATAAAGAACCAGATATTGTAACCATGGATATGACTTTACCAGGTACAGATGGAATAGAATGTATAAAAGCTATTAATAAAATAAATGAAAATGTAAAGGTAATAGTCATAAGTTCTATGATGGATGAAGAAATAGTTAAAAAAGCTAATGAAAATAAGGTTTGTGGATATATTCAAAAACCTATAGATCCAGAAGAGCTTATAACGACAATAGAAAAGGTTATTATGAAGGAAGAATTATTTTTACAACTTGAAAATAATTACTTTGAAATTTTTAAAGAATCCTTTAGAGACACTTTAAATAAATTTACTAAGACTACTGCAGAATTTTCAGAAGATACAAAGTGTACTATTTCAGAAAGCTCTAGAGGTATGGCTGTAGTTATAGGTATAATAGGTAATTTTTCAGGAAGAATGATTTTAGATTTATCACAGGAAACAGCTAATAGTATGGTTAATTTTATGTTGAAAAGAGAACCAAAGAATATGAATGAGATTTTAAATGTTATTGGTGAATTTTCTAATATTGTAGCTGGAAATGCATGTTCTATGCTAAACAGAAAGAATAAAGTTTTTGGATTAAGAATAGCTCCTCCAAGTATATTTTATGGTAAATCCCTTAATATATCTCAAAGCTTACTAGAAAGCTTATCTGTAGAATCAAATACAGAATTTGGGGAAATTTATATAAATGTAGGCTTCAAGAGAGGTGAATCATAA
- a CDS encoding ferritin codes for MLSEKLLKALNDQINFEFYSSYIYLAMASYAESDDLAGFANFFRVQAQEEIFHAMKFYDYVNQMGGRVILEKIDQPKIQYNNILECFEDGFNHEKIVTNRIYNLTDIATEEKEHATISLLKWFIDEQVEEENNFNTIIRKLRRAESNPAVLYMLDDELAARVFTQPTTTEV; via the coding sequence ATGTTAAGTGAAAAATTATTAAAAGCTTTAAATGATCAAATAAATTTTGAATTCTACTCATCCTATATTTATTTAGCTATGGCCTCTTATGCTGAATCAGATGATTTAGCTGGATTTGCTAATTTTTTTAGAGTTCAGGCTCAAGAAGAAATATTCCACGCTATGAAATTTTATGACTATGTAAATCAAATGGGTGGAAGAGTAATACTCGAAAAAATAGATCAGCCTAAAATTCAATATAATAATATATTAGAATGTTTTGAAGATGGCTTTAATCATGAAAAGATAGTTACAAATAGAATCTATAATTTAACTGATATTGCTACTGAGGAAAAAGAGCATGCTACTATAAGTCTTTTGAAATGGTTTATAGATGAACAAGTAGAAGAAGAAAATAACTTTAATACTATAATAAGAAAATTAAGAAGAGCAGAATCTAATCCAGCGGTGCTTTATATGCTTGATGATGAATTAGCTGCAAGAGTATTTACTCAACCAACAACAACTGAAGTTTAA
- a CDS encoding leucine-rich repeat domain-containing protein, with the protein MNKKILIPMVMGTYLCLSPLSVKAEDYYKWDSKVTADKNKIWTVKLSKKLNSNISGIKDKVYIKDSKGNKLDCNVRIKPNEKILEVLPPKDGYKEKENYYLYIDKSIPSDKNKNLKETVKMNFYIDGYIEFEDKNLEEEVRKAANPKDRPKGPLTYMDVAGIKELNVHNKNIKSLKGIEYLKNITKLDISDNNIKDISYLKGLDSLELLNLYNNSIEDISPINNMEKLKDVNLSKNKVKDISYLKDLNLHHLDLRDNKIENIEVLKNKTSLQHLYLANNGIKDFSPISNLKNLQILYLSHNYSSNYDYAKDYYNNLKDKDFKLNVPIEFKDKVFEELVRKEINKLSGYVYPSDLENIKELDFHNAHIEKLNGIENMTALEKLNLSGTDIKDISLLKYLTNLREVNISNTSISDITALENSIYIRYLNLNKTEITTLEVIKKFEHIEKLYVSGTKISTIPNLNSLMELNLSNCNLTSNNFLSSNFNNLVYLNLSNLKIQGNLLYEINNISNLEKLEYLSIANTNVVNIDVLRSLGNLIKLDITGCTKIDTQVLNHLSDVEIVGNEIVTFGDKVLEREIRELINNYSEPIYKRQLSSITKLELSGRGIVDLQGLESMENLTYLDLSNNEISNIDSIKKLVKLKKLVLHKNKIGSIKSIESLKYLEELDLSNNLIGDITALGGLSQLTRLDLSRNGIVSINSLGGLINLQYLSLYENKISEREESLKKLYNLRELYLKNSGVSNFDVTLAYYNNLEKKDFTTNSDFIVFDEKRDSDLAKIIREILGKDENTNIYKSEVDTITDLDLSEGTISKLNISSKLTNTNVINLDGIQYFSNLHSINLRGHGKLEGLENLIPIRGLIKLDLQGREINYTSLYYIKYLTSLEYLYLNNMSLTGDLSFLENLTNLRVLDLSRTGISNISILDKLRKLNELYLGDNNITNLSSLENLTNLVKLDLVENNNITSIYALRNLINLRYLTLPITNPKKIQDYSAVASYYYNLTYKNFDLGDSNAIVIKEIRPIEKEANKGDKFTLPDYVEATMSDGSKDKFKVHWKEKSVDTSKPGIYTYIGTVDGYAGEVKLTLKVNGEIPYGMGNSSSNILNGGFIIRDSEYIYYINRENGSGKIYRNKINGAEDRLLSSNTAEYLNVYGEYIYYVSNGSIYRIRKDGSEEKLIKQASASYMTVCNDFIYYFDKSKLGIYKLKIDGTSYSSVVSGGKWRVDSQFVISGEWIYYTNYEDKSSIYKIKIDGTGKEKLNNIPCSQMSVIGSSIYYVSSGNLYKISIDGSNNSLIYSGSIANINVYSNYIYYIDNNDNETLHKMSLDGSYRVKLTKKSVKYINILEGEVYYIPSDNEDKISKFYEE; encoded by the coding sequence ATGAATAAGAAAATACTTATTCCCATGGTTATGGGAACTTATTTATGTCTTTCGCCCTTATCAGTAAAGGCTGAGGATTATTATAAATGGGATAGTAAGGTTACAGCAGATAAAAATAAAATATGGACAGTAAAGCTTTCAAAAAAATTGAATAGTAATATTAGTGGTATAAAAGATAAGGTTTATATAAAAGATTCTAAAGGTAATAAATTAGATTGTAATGTTAGAATAAAGCCAAATGAAAAAATATTGGAAGTATTACCACCTAAAGATGGTTATAAGGAAAAAGAAAATTATTATCTTTATATAGATAAAAGTATTCCTTCAGATAAAAATAAAAATTTAAAAGAAACTGTAAAAATGAATTTTTATATAGATGGTTATATAGAATTTGAAGATAAAAACTTAGAAGAAGAGGTAAGAAAGGCAGCAAATCCTAAAGATAGACCTAAAGGACCTTTGACATATATGGATGTTGCGGGTATAAAAGAATTAAATGTTCATAATAAAAATATAAAAAGTCTTAAAGGTATAGAGTATTTAAAAAACATTACTAAATTAGATATATCAGATAATAATATAAAAGATATATCTTATTTAAAAGGACTTGATAGTTTAGAATTATTAAATTTATATAATAATAGTATAGAAGATATATCCCCTATCAATAATATGGAAAAATTAAAGGATGTAAATTTATCTAAAAATAAAGTAAAAGATATATCTTATTTAAAGGATTTAAACTTACATCATTTAGATTTAAGAGATAATAAAATAGAAAATATAGAAGTTTTAAAAAATAAAACATCCTTGCAACATTTGTATTTAGCTAATAATGGTATTAAAGATTTTTCCCCTATATCTAATTTAAAAAATCTACAAATACTATATTTAAGTCATAATTATAGTTCAAATTATGATTATGCTAAAGATTATTATAATAACCTTAAGGATAAGGATTTTAAATTAAATGTACCTATAGAATTTAAGGACAAAGTATTTGAAGAATTAGTGAGAAAAGAAATAAATAAGCTTTCAGGTTATGTATATCCTAGTGATTTAGAAAATATTAAAGAATTAGATTTTCATAATGCTCATATAGAAAAACTAAACGGTATAGAAAATATGACAGCTTTAGAAAAGTTAAATTTAAGTGGAACTGATATAAAAGATATATCTCTTTTAAAATATTTGACTAATTTAAGAGAGGTAAATATATCAAATACTAGTATAAGTGATATAACAGCTTTAGAAAATTCAATTTATATTAGGTATTTAAATTTAAATAAAACAGAAATAACTACTTTAGAAGTTATTAAAAAGTTTGAGCATATAGAAAAGTTATATGTATCAGGTACAAAGATAAGTACTATTCCAAATTTGAATAGTTTAATGGAGTTGAATTTATCTAATTGTAATCTTACAAGTAATAATTTCTTATCATCAAATTTTAATAATTTAGTTTATTTAAATTTAAGCAATTTAAAAATACAAGGTAATTTATTATATGAAATAAATAATATTAGTAATTTAGAAAAACTTGAATATTTAAGTATAGCCAATACAAATGTAGTTAATATAGATGTACTTAGAAGTTTAGGTAATTTAATAAAATTAGATATAACAGGTTGTACTAAAATAGATACTCAGGTTTTAAATCATCTAAGTGATGTAGAAATAGTAGGAAATGAGATAGTTACATTTGGAGATAAAGTGTTAGAAAGAGAAATAAGAGAATTAATAAATAATTACTCAGAGCCTATATATAAAAGACAGCTTTCTTCTATAACTAAATTAGAACTTTCAGGAAGAGGAATAGTAGATTTGCAAGGGTTAGAAAGCATGGAAAACTTAACATATTTAGATTTATCTAATAATGAAATTTCTAATATAGATTCTATAAAAAAACTTGTAAAATTAAAAAAATTAGTACTTCATAAAAATAAAATAGGATCAATAAAATCAATAGAAAGTCTTAAATATTTAGAGGAATTAGATTTATCTAATAATTTAATTGGAGATATAACAGCCTTAGGAGGATTATCCCAATTAACTAGATTAGATTTATCAAGAAATGGAATAGTAAGTATAAATAGTTTAGGTGGACTCATAAACTTACAATATTTATCTTTGTATGAAAATAAAATTTCAGAGAGAGAAGAATCCTTAAAAAAATTATATAATCTTAGAGAGCTTTATTTAAAAAATAGTGGAGTATCAAATTTTGATGTAACATTAGCTTATTATAATAATTTAGAAAAAAAAGATTTTACAACTAACTCAGATTTTATAGTTTTTGATGAAAAGCGTGATAGTGATTTAGCTAAAATTATTAGAGAGATTTTAGGTAAAGATGAAAATACTAATATATATAAAAGTGAAGTAGACACCATAACAGATTTAGATTTAAGTGAGGGCACTATATCAAAGTTAAATATAAGTTCTAAGCTAACCAATACTAATGTAATCAATTTAGATGGTATACAATATTTTTCTAATTTGCATTCCATAAACCTAAGAGGACATGGTAAATTAGAAGGGTTAGAAAATTTAATACCAATTAGAGGTTTAATTAAATTAGATTTACAAGGAAGGGAAATAAATTATACTTCCTTATATTATATTAAATATTTAACAAGTCTAGAGTATCTATATTTAAATAATATGAGTTTAACTGGAGATTTATCATTTTTAGAAAATCTTACAAATTTAAGGGTACTAGACTTATCTAGAACTGGAATATCTAATATAAGTATATTAGATAAACTAAGAAAATTGAACGAGTTATATTTAGGTGATAATAACATAACAAATTTATCTTCTTTAGAGAACCTTACAAATTTAGTTAAATTAGATTTGGTTGAAAATAATAATATAACTAGTATATATGCTTTGAGAAATTTAATTAATTTAAGGTACTTAACTTTGCCAATAACAAATCCTAAAAAAATACAGGATTACAGTGCTGTAGCATCATACTATTACAATCTTACTTACAAGAATTTTGATTTAGGTGATAGTAATGCAATAGTTATAAAAGAAATAAGACCTATAGAAAAGGAAGCAAATAAAGGTGATAAATTTACTCTTCCAGATTATGTTGAAGCAACAATGAGTGATGGCTCTAAGGATAAGTTTAAAGTACATTGGAAAGAAAAGAGTGTAGATACATCAAAGCCAGGAATATATACTTATATAGGCACTGTAGATGGGTATGCAGGGGAAGTAAAATTAACATTAAAGGTAAATGGAGAAATACCTTATGGTATGGGCAATTCTTCTAGCAATATATTAAATGGAGGATTTATTATAAGAGATAGTGAGTATATATATTATATAAATAGGGAGAATGGCAGTGGTAAAATATATAGAAATAAAATAAATGGAGCGGAAGATAGACTATTATCTAGTAATACTGCAGAATATTTGAATGTATATGGAGAATATATATATTACGTAAGTAATGGTAGCATATATAGAATAAGAAAAGATGGTAGCGAGGAAAAACTAATAAAACAGGCATCAGCTTCCTATATGACAGTGTGCAATGATTTTATTTATTATTTTGATAAGAGTAAACTCGGTATATATAAACTTAAAATAGATGGTACAAGCTATAGTTCTGTGGTATCTGGTGGAAAGTGGAGAGTGGATTCACAGTTTGTAATATCAGGAGAGTGGATATATTATACTAATTATGAAGATAAGTCATCTATATATAAAATTAAAATAGATGGAACAGGAAAAGAAAAATTAAATAATATACCTTGTAGCCAAATGAGTGTAATCGGAAGCTCAATATACTATGTTTCAAGTGGAAATCTGTATAAAATATCTATAGATGGAAGCAATAATAGCTTAATATATTCAGGAAGTATAGCTAATATAAATGTATATAGTAACTACATATATTATATAGATAATAATGATAATGAAACATTGCATAAGATGAGCTTAGATGGTAGCTATAGGGTTAAATTAACTAAAAAATCAGTTAAGTATATAAATATTTTGGAAGGGGAAGTTTACTATATTCCTTCAGATAATGAAGATAAAATATCTAAGTTTTATGAAGAATAA